In Spea bombifrons isolate aSpeBom1 chromosome 5, aSpeBom1.2.pri, whole genome shotgun sequence, the sequence cctattttttttttgcaggggttCTCCATTGTCACAGTGTAAGTGGCTTATTGTACTCATATACTGAGGAAGCTAAGCTGAGGATGATCAGAGCAGGTAAATGGcgggaaaaatataaaaagtcacaATCGACTCAAAATAATAGGAATAAAGGACAAGGGCAATGTTAAAATAAGTTGTATATGAATATGAATGAAGGAGTAAGGGCATTGAAGAGAAAAGGGAactagaaagaaaacaaaatgaaataggaACGATTATAAACCGTTTGAGTCTCCAGTGAGTGAGAAGCGCTCTGCTCATATCTCTTGCACTCTAAAAAATGGGAATCACATGCCAACATGAAGCATTACATTAAAAGGTCTGAGTGTATTTATACAGTAGATAAAGCCAGATTGGAGCAGAAGACCCCAAATCGGTGCATCATGTATCCCTCTTCAGCTAGCAGTTGGTTTCTTTGGCAGTGAAATGGTTTGAAAAGCCCTTCATTAAATTGTTAACTTTGATTATTTAAAACAGTAATGAAAAATGACGTGATTCATCAAACTTTCGGTTAGGAGCTCAGAAATCCaacaaatatcatttttttgctttttgtgctTTTACAGCTGTAGAAATCAGTCTGCAATGTTGAATTCAGAGTGACCAAAAAAACAAGTAATTGGATGGAAGATGTTTCGACTATTTGCCaggatttgtatttatttccatcGTCTGAGGCTTAATCATCTTAAGTCCAATATCTAAATGTGGTTTAATTTACTAAGCTAGGAGTTTGGAGACGAcacaaaatattcaaatgttacgAATGCTGTTAATTACAATTAGTTATTATGTTAGTGGGAAGGATAGCATTTTACATAAGGGCAGATGTCTTTCTtctcaagacaaaaaaaaccaggaCATCACATTTTAAACCATTAAACCTTATTGAAAtgagattttgtctttaaaaggGGACTTGCAGGTGAATTGAGGTTATATGAAACATTTCAACTCACCaacttttatatgcattatgaagggacaATGAGTGAGAGATTCTACCAGACCTAACTTTGCATTACGCAAGGATAACTCAGCCCTACTTACAGGAAAACTCTTATTACATAGCAAAGTTTGTGCCATGAAATGGTCACTTCAACCATCTAAAATTCACAAAATCTCCATTCCTGTTTCCTAGTAGCAAATACATTCTCCATTGCACACGTTTACAATAAACCAAGGTGTAAACTGAATTGTTACACAACAAATAGTTTCAAGACTACCACAGCTACTACAAGATGTctcttttaaattttttaagaCAATGGGTCTGACTTACTACCCTGGGAGAGGACAAAACTAATCTGTAAAGGACTGAACTCACTGGTTGCCAACCATCGATGGTTATAAGGTGCTACACATTCAAACAGTAAATGCCCAGAATATCATCCAACGTTGACTTATCACAGTCTGTTGAACACACAGTGGGACATTCAGAGTTCTCAGTGGACTTAGTGTGTCTGTCTCTTCAGGACAACAGAGCACAGATGAGTAAGAAGCCTGTGATACATAACAGTTAGTGGTGCCAAGAAAtatttctaattgactgttatATATAACTAAGGGGTCGCATACCAAAGACACGTTCAGGGGCAATAAAGTTAGTAGACCTTATTGCCCATCTGAATGAGCCATAAAAAGCCAGTTGCTAAACTACAATTACTTCCAAATCACTTAAATATTATGGTTGTTTAGAGGTGGGTCTCTTCCCTCTTGTGAGATGTGCAGAACTGTCATATTGAGACTACACTCGAATAAGACCACCTGAGCTGAGATGGGTACATGTTCTGTAAGGCTGTATGATTTCACAGTAGAAGAATGACTCCAACAAGCCCCAGTCATTTATGGTAGGCGCAGAAAATAATCTAGTTTCAGAGTTAATAAAATTGCAGTTTACTGCATACTGTCTTGTTTTGTAACTTGGTTTTAATGCAATAACATACtagattataaaaatacattataaaattagaAGAGATTTGCACGTGGTCACACATTATATTGAGTGTTCACAATAATATTCTGTGTATCCATAGACATCTTCAAAATTAAGATTCTGGATATTTATTCAATGCCTCTGTCCATTAGACGGTTCCTAAAACATATAATCAGGTTTCTAAAATGAGATGATGAGAAGATCAGCTTTGTTAAAGCACACAATGAGTGTACCAAAGTCATTATGAATTGTCCAGAGGTTTAGTAATAGGCGCAATCGAGCAAACAGCACTGTTGACCAAAATATGTATGAGGTCAACACGGTTATTATGGAAGTTCTGGAGTTCACTGAAGTGCAGTTTTACCTTAAAAACAATTATTGGGAACATAACCAATCACGTTCTAgttgtataataaatatgtacagtatatgaaaTGTCAGAACCAAAATACTCAAAAATAGCCATCTTCCACCCAAAAACTCATATCAGGAAAACTATGATGGAGATTTTTGGGCTTTGTTGGTCAAAGTAGGAAATGGCACCTTTTACAATTAGTTACAGGAGTCCACTAAGCTGGGCAGGGTAAAAACAGTCCTCTGGCCATTAGGCTACAACTCCTTAAAGGCTGACTGGCAGACCTGGGAACTTCCAAGGGTAATGGGAGCAGCTTTGTGTTGGGATCGGGGTAGCAACATGAGGGGTGCAGATATCCTTAAATTAGCTAGTAGTATGATGGGAAGTGGGCATGGCCAAATGTCACATCCCTGCCCAGGGGTAAAAAGGAAGGTGACCCGAAGTTGCAAGGAGAGCAATGCTTCACTTGGAGACTCCAGGTTAATCCTGAAGAGTTCCTAAGTATCCTTACTGGGAATACTAGAACTTCTAGCCCCAAAACAATCAGATAACTGCTGTTGCCCTGCCTAGGTATAGTGCATATGGGGAACCTTGTACCCCAAGGaaaacaaaccattgtgtgtTTGCAAGTTCTTTAAAACTGGGCAGTTCACAAACCAGtattttcacaataaaaaaacaacattcccTCATAAACATCACAATTAGTTAGTGCAACTTCTCTACTCTCCCTAAACATGGCTTATTGCATTCACACCTTGCATTCACCTAATCCATCCAACTTCATACATTGGCACTCAATAAAAAGGAATATGgattaatagaaaataattaacACTTAAATTGTCGCCatcagaagaaaagaaaaaaaaaaactggccaTCTTCCGAATCATTCACTTGGtaaattaacacttttgtgTCACTGCcatatgcaaatataaaaaGAGGCTCTGCAAGCTTGAGTTTTGTGCctttaaataactgaaatatggtaagataaaaaaaaaatcctccttaACAACTATTCTAGGTCCAACAGAAAGGAAGTGTGTCCGAATGCTATCCGAATGAACATACAGTAAAATATGCATTTGGTTTAACTAAATTGTACCACTGGAAACTGATCCGCTCTCTATCCCTGGGCTCAGGAGGCAGCGGGTGTACTTTGATCACTATTTCCTTGGCTTCAGGTACATAAGGATTCAGACGAGGTCCCCTTGCGGCTTGTCTTTTCCGTTTACTGAAACTATTGTGCTCTCTGAAGCGTTCTTTTGAAAATGAAGTCTACCTCTTTGAGATGAAGGAGATGAGTTATTTTGCTGGTGGTGGAAATAAGATGACCCTGGATAATGTCCCATAACTTCATTGTATGTTGGCGGGGGGCCTTCCATTCTGCCATTGCTGCTGTAGCTGGTTGCACTGATACCCGAATTGCTGCTCGGAGGGCAAGGTCCCCCATTGTACATTGAAATATCTATTAAATCGCTGTCAAAAATGGTTCTGTTTGGAGGTGCTCTGACTGATTCTCGGTTCAGTTCCATTTGCTGCTCTGGGTCCCGCAACTGCAGCGTGCACGGCCCCTGGTAGGGCGGAGGCTCTTCCCCATCAGAGAGAGAGATGGTGGGTGGAAGGTCAATCTCGTGCTGTACATAAGGATAAGTTGGCTGGAAGCGGCTAAAACGGTCTCTCTGCATAAAGGAAGGTGCTGTGAATCGCTCTCTTGACCTTGGTGCATACATGATCTAAGAGTAAAAAGAAGTATCACTGGAAAGCTTTGCAGTCAAAATGCATCAATAGTTACAAACAGACTTTCTGCATTCTTAAAAATTAATAGGTAAACTGAGAAATGGATCATGGGCATCTGAATCATTTTCAGTTACTTTCACACAAAGGCACGTATTGTGGTAGGTGATAGGTCATACATTCATTAATGAATGCACGGATGTGATTGaataagcaaaataaacatTAGACAACTTCTACTATAAATGTCAATTCCGGTATAATGAATGAACAAGTATCTCCATGACATTTACATTGTCCTGCCATCATAGTAACCATGTGAAGCACTGATGTAACCAGCAAGTAAAGATAAGATTCATTATTAAACAGATTTATGAAATGGCGGACAACCTTGAGAACTGTGTATAAATTATCAGTAAAAGGTGCCATACCTCTGAACCACCTTGTCGTGATACCATGCTATCTGAAGGCCACAAACACGCCTCCTAAGAGAAACGATGGAGATGGAAGGTTAGTTGCAGTTGTCATCACTTACTGAAATATAGACTCTTCATTACCACAATTTTCCATTTCCAAAAAAATTCCAAGTGATCAAAAATACAGAACTAGAAACCGTTAGGCAAGGAAAATCATTAAGGCTCTGGGGAGTTGTGCTAGGTCAACATCAGTAAATGCTGCATTCCTTACATTTTAAGTCAGTGTCAAGaataaaaatgtcttcttttcaataacaaaaactattaaaatatgtttgctGGTGTAGGATCTATGAATTGTTTCTCTTAAAGCAGGGCTGCACAACTTCAGTCCTCAAATGTCGCAAACAGGCCCCCGATTTACCAGCTTTGCCCAGAGGCATCTCAATTTATAATTAAACTGCTATTCAGGCAAGGATACACAGAATTCCTGGCCTATTTGTAGCTCTTGAGGACTGATGTTCTATAGCATTACCACTGTTTAAAGTGAAAGTTGGGGTATTGTCCAGCTATTAGCTTTTTTTGTCTCTAAAATGAAAAGATTCATCTTTTAATAACTGCTAACAGGGTTTAATTCCATTTGTATTAGCAATCCGGGGATGACTAACTGCTTCATATGAGATTCAATTTAACAATGGGTTCTGAAATAGGAACAGTATATAAGAATGATATGGAGCATTACATGTACATGTCAATTAAGCGGGTTTTTTTCTATGTCACACCTTAATATGGCAGAATATATTAGCCCTTTACAAATTAGATTTAAAGATGCGCTGTCCTTTAAAGCCCTGCTCCCCGACCATTTTTCcttgacgtcagtgtgcagtcctggccgcgtcccgcaagggaaggctccgggtagccggagcccagaagttcccaagtatgcccATCActtaatcaaatatatatatagtgagggcgtaaattgttggcactatatagataaaagataataacaaaaattacaAGTATTTAAAAACCAAGAGAAATAATTTGTTAAAGGCTCACTGTTGGCTTTTTCCATCAATGCACTTGATGAACCTAATCTACAAAACCACCACAATGAATAGTACCAGGAACACTGTTTTGAGTCATCTACAGCATATCACACATACCAATGGCCAACATAAGGCCTTGTCCCATTTTTTCAACTCCTGTATCGCTGGGAGGAATAGCCTAAATCGGTTCCAATCCCTACCAGGTTTAGCTTGAAATGCCAAAAGGCACATACTGACAGATTCAGAACCTCATGAGTATTATGTAATAAATACATGCAGATGATACAAATGACCAGCAGATGGCACCAGAGTTACACGGATTAACAACATGTAAACACCTGTAACCGTTCCAAGTTGCGAATGGCAAGAGAGTATGTGGCCATGATGGATGTGTCCTTGCAGACTGAGGCTGAATCCTtcacaataaattaaattatttcctGCCAGGGGCATTGCTTCAGTAAGGTAAAAGCGACAGCTAAACTTATACAGTCATCCCAGTTTAGATGACACTGTGTATTACTTTGTGTCTATggtttatatttcctttttaatgcCCTTAACCATGAAGTCATTTGAGATGACCAATTCCTAATAGGAGAGATTTGTCACTTTAGATGTTCTACTGGACGGCAGACAGTGCCTCCAGCAGGTCAAACTTAGAAACGTTATGCTAAGGACATGCCAAAGGCAATATAGGCAAACCACCCCTGCTAATCCATTTAGGTGATTTTCCAAGACCTAACTTCGTCAGGCACATGTGGGTTCAATACAAccaattttttgttattttaatacatatttttgtaggCACAATAACCTCAAGTTCATATGGAGGGGTATTCCATCACATTTACCCCACCACAACTCGTGTTCTGTGCGCTTCACGTATTGCGCTAAGCCTCAGGCAGTAAGCCAGTACCCAACTTCATGCTGATGAGTctcattaaggatgaaacagctgtccataaGGGGTTtgcttctctgccttttggctaagatcaagtgtagtacctTAGTGGATGAGGGGAAAACTTGGTCCTCTGGCTTAAAGCCCAAGGTGGCTTTTTTGAGCACCCAGCGCAGTCCTGGGCGCACTCAACATTGCATCACTGTTGGTGAGGAGCAAATAAGTGCACCGAGAGTAGTCGGCTTGCTACACCTCACTCCATGATTCTTTGACCCTTACAGGCTTGGAATATGAAGACTTTCGACACTGTTCACGGATTGAGCACTACGCCGCAGCGAAGCTGGACACCAGCTTTTTCGATGGGATAGATGGTGGATCCGACTCTCCTGCAGGCCCTTTGGCCGGGGAGGGAACAAAGACAGGGCATATCCCTACGGGGAGTGCACTGTAAGAAGATTCACGGGGGTTCAGGCTTCTGCTGCGGCTCTTAACTGAGCACACCGAGCACCCTCACAGAGAAGCACGGCTggcttcaagaaaaaaaaacagctgtccataGGGGGCTATCTGGCTTCTGCCCCTTTGTCTCGAGCTCTGTCTTAAGGCTGTCTAGTACAGCGTACATTTACTCCAAGGGGTCCATGTTTAAAgtagatatagaggcaaaaaggtgatcattgttaacctaATATTTACACATGCCTACCTAGAATTCCTTGCAGTGGTGGCAGCACTACAAGATTTCTGTGCGAACAGCAAGTCTTCTGCTTGTCCGGTGGTTGCAAATTAGTTTTTAATAATGCCTCTGGTACCCCAATAATTTCAAGCACACCAAGTATAAcattataataatgaaaaacatcCACAGAACAAATTCCGGCACAAGACTGTGCAGTTATTCAGTTCTTGTTACTGAGTCAtggtgtttaaatatatatagcagCATAGGCTTGAATTGGAGCTAGCCAAAAGGACCAGTTAAAAAACATCTTTAGATCACATTTTAGATCAATGGGTTTTTGTATTCAAATAATTCTGACTCAATTCAGAAGAGGCCTTATCACCATAActgagaactctctgggtttgcctggagactctgggagaAGCGCCAGTTCTCagggtcaacacccaaatcatCTGGGTCACGGGACCGGAGTCCTAACATGCCCCACTCCTCACCCATTTCCCcttaaaatgggggtgtttcccacaacATCAATGGGAcctcccaccaacatcagcagccAGTtgtggccgtgtcccgcaaggttAGGCTTTGGGTAcccggagcccacaagttccaaGGCATGCCCTAACACCGTAGTGACAAATTTAGCATTCCTGCTGACCTGACCATTACTTTCATTGTTTTAAGAAAACTTTTCAAATGCATGCACACTGAATAAGCCATCTTTTTTCAGGTGCACCATGAGGTGAAAAAAGGTATTGCAAGTAAACAAATGGAGGTCTGGCAATCTTAATATCAGAACAAAAGTGTGGGCCCCTGGTAAAACACACAGATAACCGGGGAGAGGACACACTGAATCTTAGTTACATTCCCTATATTTCATGATAGCgttaacaaaactttttttacgATTAAATTCTCTGACACAAAAAGGGGACGACATCATGTCCTGAAATGCCCGACTGAAAGATAGGACTTCCACAACAATGGAAGCCCTAGAGCAGGAGAAAGACCTAGTGCATCCTCTAATGAAAACTGACTATCACTCGAAGCAATGCCTCTCTCTGTGCCCACAGTACACAGACGCGATGTTCACTCAGCTGTCTGGGTCATACGTGACACATGCCTCCTATCACGGCACAGCAAAGTGGAACCTCGCTGCCAGCAGAGTACATTGTCAAGAAGAGAGCGTCCTCTAATCTTTACACTGGCAAAACAAAGCCGCTAGAGAGACAGCAGGACAAAATAAGTGATTAAGCAAGGGATAGATGCTGTTTTCTGGATTTCGGGAACTTCTATGCTTGGGGACTATGAAATACCTGCAACTGAAACCATATTTCCAAGTGTGGAAAAATCTGGGTCCTTCTACAAGAAGGATTTTATGTTGaacggtttaaaaaaaaatagaacattaaaAGGCCAATGTCATCCAAGGCAGCCTAAAATACTCTGGATTTATGACTACCAACTAGTTAACCCATTAAGCTATTTAGACGAAAACTATACAATAGTGTCTCCAATGTGTGAGACATCTGGATTGTCTGTGTGGTCAGTACCTGTGAGTCTAACTATACCTTTAATATGGCTTATCGGTGCAAGTGAATTAGATAACTGCAATTGTCTAAGGGCATACATATTGTATACAAGGATACTTTATGGAAAATACATTGAGCCAGCTCTAGGTTATCTTTTAGTATAGGCGAAGAATAAGTGAAGGTCTAGTCGATCTGTATGTTTGCTGGCACAAATAagcaatgtaatatttttaaaatgtgctgAATCTAGGACAGAACCAGTAGAGAAACCTAAAGTTGTTTGGACTTTTCCTGGACATTTTTTTATGGCTAAAAGTGTCGCTAAAAACTTTATGTAAGACCGTTCCACAATCCATCACTCCAGAAGCGTCCCAAATAGTGTTGTGTGTGAGGAAAACAAAAGGAACTTACTGGTTGTAATGTCTCCTCTTGTCTTCTGCTTTGGCTTTGTCTGTTAATGAAGGACCACGTCGATAGTTTATAGTGATTCAGAAGACATATAATCACCACGACCATCACTGTTATGACCACAATTATGAGGATTATCTGGACAAACTCCAGCTCAGctgtaaacaaacaaacaaaaatatatgctgTTAGCACATCGTATGAAAGGTTGACACACAGATACATATTCAACATAAAGTATACCGGTCATGCATTTCGGAGGGCGTTATAAAACTGCTTGCAAATTACATTTCAGGTGGTCCTGTGTATGCTAAAGCTTGACTAATTAAAACAACTGGAAATAATGCAATTGCTGATCCAATGGCCCATAGCACTAAACCAGCATTTGCTAAAGTTTGTGCTGAACATCTAATATTGTAGTAATATTCTCTTTAACTAGCATGAGCTCAGAAATGTTTGCCAACATATACACGAGCAGATGTCTTCCATTACTTTCCAAACATCTTGCAAACTTTTAAGGAAC encodes:
- the LDLRAD4 gene encoding low-density lipoprotein receptor class A domain-containing protein 4 isoform X3, with the translated sequence MSSDRLNDTTLNDAGLNDLFLVKAELEFVQIILIIVVITVMVVVIICLLNHYKLSTWSFINRQSQSRRQEETLQPEACLWPSDSMVSRQGGSEIMYAPRSRERFTAPSFMQRDRFSRFQPTYPYVQHEIDLPPTISLSDGEEPPPYQGPCTLQLRDPEQQMELNRESVRAPPNRTIFDSDLIDISMYNGGPCPPSSNSGISATSYSSNGRMEGPPPTYNEVMGHYPGSSYFHHQQNNSSPSSQRGRLHFQKNASESTIVSVNGKDKPQGDLV
- the LDLRAD4 gene encoding low-density lipoprotein receptor class A domain-containing protein 4 isoform X2, yielding MLIQRTDVPASSENPPPSLGKFTRRGCSWHISELEFVQIILIIVVITVMVVVIICLLNHYKLSTWSFINRQSQSRRQEETLQPEACLWPSDSMVSRQGGSEIMYAPRSRERFTAPSFMQRDRFSRFQPTYPYVQHEIDLPPTISLSDGEEPPPYQGPCTLQLRDPEQQMELNRESVRAPPNRTIFDSDLIDISMYNGGPCPPSSNSGISATSYSSNGRMEGPPPTYNEVMGHYPGSSYFHHQQNNSSPSSQRGRLHFQKNASESTIVSVNGKDKPQGDLV
- the LDLRAD4 gene encoding low-density lipoprotein receptor class A domain-containing protein 4 isoform X1, whose protein sequence is MQEAGFQATNAFTECKFTCTSGKCLYIGSPICNQLNDCGDNRGEEHCPLVTEHPPPGIFNSELEFVQIILIIVVITVMVVVIICLLNHYKLSTWSFINRQSQSRRQEETLQPEACLWPSDSMVSRQGGSEIMYAPRSRERFTAPSFMQRDRFSRFQPTYPYVQHEIDLPPTISLSDGEEPPPYQGPCTLQLRDPEQQMELNRESVRAPPNRTIFDSDLIDISMYNGGPCPPSSNSGISATSYSSNGRMEGPPPTYNEVMGHYPGSSYFHHQQNNSSPSSQRGRLHFQKNASESTIVSVNGKDKPQGDLV